Proteins from a single region of Amycolatopsis sp. CA-230715:
- a CDS encoding thermonuclease family protein codes for MDVRTAARAKWPNRAGIVLAAFGIPLVLGAVPACSPGGEGARQSSISPWSTTSPPSTTGSAASGKYLVTEIVDAGTVRVTGPLGVSLVRISGLHTPPANGTGCFGAESVAWARNALMNQYVTLDVDTVDPAVASVTLADGSDYSVLAVRAGYARFATAGIALDAARKTAEEAAEAAKRGLWAPPCLGAIDTPPASTSSAQQGKPAGPAPSAGPSVTLPPVPKTKAVPLPEPVIEAPAASSTGAPPPASGGGSVYYKNCDAARAAHAAPLHVGDPGYRPALDRDHDGTACE; via the coding sequence ATGGATGTGCGAACAGCGGCGCGGGCGAAGTGGCCGAACCGGGCGGGGATCGTGTTGGCCGCTTTCGGAATTCCGTTGGTGCTCGGTGCGGTTCCGGCGTGCTCGCCCGGCGGGGAAGGCGCGCGCCAGTCATCGATTTCTCCGTGGAGCACCACGTCGCCGCCGTCCACCACCGGCTCGGCCGCGTCGGGGAAATACCTCGTGACCGAGATCGTGGACGCCGGGACGGTGCGGGTCACCGGGCCGCTCGGGGTGTCGCTGGTGCGCATTTCCGGGCTGCACACCCCGCCCGCGAACGGAACGGGATGCTTTGGCGCCGAATCCGTGGCGTGGGCGAGAAACGCACTGATGAACCAGTACGTCACGCTGGACGTCGACACGGTGGATCCCGCGGTCGCTTCGGTCACGCTCGCCGATGGCAGCGACTATTCCGTGCTCGCGGTGCGAGCGGGTTACGCGCGGTTCGCGACGGCCGGGATCGCGCTCGACGCGGCCAGGAAGACGGCGGAGGAGGCAGCGGAAGCGGCGAAGCGCGGCCTCTGGGCACCGCCGTGCCTCGGCGCCATCGACACACCGCCCGCGTCGACATCCTCCGCGCAGCAAGGGAAACCGGCGGGCCCGGCACCGTCGGCGGGGCCGTCCGTCACGCTGCCACCCGTGCCGAAGACGAAGGCCGTTCCGCTACCGGAACCGGTGATCGAAGCGCCAGCGGCTTCCTCGACCGGAGCGCCGCCACCGGCGTCCGGTGGCGGCTCGGTCTACTACAAGAACTGCGACGCGGCTCGTGCCGCCCATGCCGCGCCCCTGCACGTGGGCGATCCCGGCTACCGCCCGGCGCTCGACCGCGACCACGACGGCACGGCCTGCGAGTAG
- a CDS encoding DMT family transporter: protein MTTTTDRAETTVPAPARTRSGPLTRIAESADPRLLAVAGGLCISASSLLVKLSGTSAGTSVFFRCLLALPLLVPLALAERRREGPQPVVLPLVAGALLGIDLVCWAEAIGAVGAGIATVLVAVQVVIVPGLAFAFLGERPGRRYLFAVPVMLGGIVLAGGIADSSAFGPAPVYGTVTGVVAGVAYAGYLVLLRRGTKPGGQVRSVCLATTSAGAVAIAVGAPWHGVDLTPGWAAFGWLVALAVCGQAVGWLLIAAALPRLSSSTGATLMLMQPIGAVVLGIVLLGEAPSALQLGGCAAVVTAVCFVSVRRR from the coding sequence ATGACCACCACCACCGACCGCGCCGAAACGACGGTCCCGGCCCCCGCGCGCACCCGATCCGGCCCGCTCACGAGGATCGCCGAGAGCGCCGATCCGCGTCTGCTCGCCGTCGCGGGCGGCCTGTGCATCTCGGCCTCGTCGCTGCTGGTGAAGCTGTCCGGCACGTCCGCGGGCACCAGCGTGTTCTTCCGGTGCCTGCTCGCGCTGCCGCTGCTCGTCCCGCTGGCGCTGGCCGAACGCCGCAGGGAAGGACCGCAGCCGGTCGTGCTCCCGCTGGTCGCGGGCGCGTTGCTCGGCATCGACCTGGTGTGCTGGGCCGAGGCGATCGGCGCGGTCGGCGCCGGGATCGCGACCGTGCTGGTCGCCGTCCAGGTCGTGATCGTGCCGGGGCTGGCGTTCGCGTTCCTCGGCGAGCGCCCCGGTCGCCGCTACCTGTTCGCGGTGCCGGTGATGCTCGGCGGCATCGTGCTGGCGGGCGGGATCGCCGACTCGTCGGCCTTCGGCCCGGCGCCGGTGTACGGCACGGTCACCGGCGTCGTCGCCGGGGTGGCCTACGCCGGATACCTCGTCCTGCTGCGCCGCGGCACCAAGCCCGGCGGGCAGGTGCGGTCGGTGTGCCTGGCCACGACGTCGGCAGGCGCGGTCGCGATCGCCGTCGGCGCGCCGTGGCACGGGGTCGATCTCACCCCCGGCTGGGCGGCGTTCGGCTGGCTCGTCGCGCTCGCCGTGTGCGGGCAGGCGGTGGGCTGGCTGCTCATCGCCGCCGCGCTCCCCCGCCTGTCGTCGAGCACCGGCGCGACGCTGATGCTCATGCAGCCGATCGGCGCCGTGGTGCTCGGCATCGTGCTGCTGGGCGAAGCGCCGAGCGCGCTGCAGCTCGGCGGCTGCGCCGCGGTGGTCACCGCCGTGTGCTTCGTCAGCGTGAGACGCCGGTGA
- a CDS encoding endonuclease/exonuclease/phosphatase family protein: MSFFRAAGAVTMAAVLAFTPVSASAHPAALRVLNYNIHTGIGADGKLDLARTARAILGTGADVVGLEEVDQHFSARSGYADQAAELAARTGMHVFFAPIYDLPPEQGHHDRRRYGVAVLSRFPFLRTENHQLTRLSTVDPNPVPAPAPGFAEAEVRVRGERLHVYATHLDYRPDPAIRRIQVAETVRVLDHDGARAKQLLLGDFNATPAAPELAPLLRRVRDAGPPDPTYPAEAPTAKIDFVTTSGGFRVRDAEVPVTHASDHRPVLAALSVR, encoded by the coding sequence GTGAGTTTCTTTCGAGCGGCCGGTGCCGTGACGATGGCGGCCGTCCTGGCGTTCACGCCGGTCAGTGCGAGCGCGCACCCCGCCGCCCTCCGCGTGCTGAACTACAACATCCACACCGGGATCGGTGCCGACGGCAAGCTCGACCTGGCGCGGACCGCGCGGGCGATCCTCGGCACCGGCGCCGATGTCGTCGGCCTGGAAGAGGTGGACCAGCACTTCTCGGCCAGGAGCGGCTACGCCGACCAGGCCGCGGAGCTGGCCGCGCGCACCGGGATGCACGTGTTCTTCGCCCCGATCTACGACCTCCCGCCGGAGCAGGGGCACCACGACCGGCGCCGGTACGGCGTCGCGGTGCTGAGCCGGTTCCCGTTCCTGCGCACCGAAAACCACCAACTCACCCGTCTGTCCACAGTGGATCCCAACCCGGTGCCCGCGCCCGCCCCCGGTTTCGCGGAGGCCGAGGTGCGCGTTCGCGGTGAACGCCTGCACGTCTACGCGACCCATCTCGACTACCGGCCCGATCCCGCGATCCGGCGGATCCAGGTGGCCGAGACCGTGCGGGTGCTCGACCACGACGGCGCCCGCGCGAAGCAACTCCTGCTCGGCGACTTCAACGCCACCCCGGCCGCCCCGGAACTGGCACCGCTGCTGCGCCGCGTGCGCGACGCGGGACCGCCGGACCCGACCTATCCCGCGGAGGCCCCTACCGCGAAGATCGACTTCGTGACGACCTCGGGCGGGTTCCGGGTCCGTGACGCCGAAGTGCCGGTCACGCACGCCTCCGACCACCGCCCGGTGCTGGCCGCGCTGAGCGTCCGCTGA
- a CDS encoding DUF2630 family protein: MAENEILSRIDELIAEERELRSRVTGTGLSAEEQGRLGLLEQRLDQCWDLLRQRRARTEFAADPDGAQVRPAGQVESYRQ; this comes from the coding sequence ATGGCCGAAAACGAGATCCTCAGCCGCATCGACGAGCTGATCGCCGAGGAGCGCGAACTGCGTTCGCGGGTGACCGGTACCGGCCTGTCCGCCGAGGAGCAGGGCCGCCTCGGACTGCTCGAGCAGCGCCTCGACCAGTGCTGGGACCTCCTGCGCCAGCGCAGGGCGCGCACCGAGTTCGCCGCCGACCCCGACGGCGCGCAGGTGCGCCCGGCAGGCCAGGTCGAGTCCTACCGCCAGTAG
- a CDS encoding PucR family transcriptional regulator — protein MDVGRSNKATLRTVLSSLGDHLVEVLTAPRGLGVEIDDVAILDPEDPPDPRPGDLALVIGARGKAAVPAIRAAGRAGAAAVAVKSGPELAEQATEAGVALVAVRPEARWEQVEALARAVVDAARADGEADTGELLGDLFALAQTVATVTGGLVSIEDTAARVLAYSAGDEVDELRRLSILGRQGPEKYLAMLREWGVYQRLRAGEGVVRIDERPELGIRRRIAAGIHAGSRPLGTIWVQEGATPLTEQAETALLGASRTLGPQLLRRPADPSPELRLREDLLVSLLDGRVDAQSVAEDIGADPARPALVAAFALHGANPDRRPRRAELVHLITVHAAAYRRTAMVSVLGNRVYALLPDLGERAEARILALAKEIVQAARQHLDLPVYAGLGGVATRLADTAASRADADRVLDAMARGRWQGDVAALADVRSEVLLSEVLSLLKDSPRIRDPRLAELREHDAKHGGILLPAVLAYLEAFGDVRRAAAALNLHPNTVRYRVRRAEELSGISLADPADRLLTHLQLRL, from the coding sequence ATGGATGTTGGCCGATCGAACAAGGCCACGCTGCGCACCGTGTTGAGCAGCCTCGGCGATCACCTCGTCGAAGTCTTGACGGCCCCGCGCGGCCTCGGCGTCGAGATCGACGACGTGGCGATCCTCGACCCGGAAGACCCGCCGGACCCGCGTCCCGGCGATCTCGCGCTGGTGATCGGCGCGCGCGGCAAGGCCGCGGTCCCGGCGATCAGGGCGGCGGGCAGGGCGGGCGCCGCGGCGGTCGCGGTCAAGTCCGGTCCCGAGCTCGCCGAGCAGGCCACCGAAGCCGGGGTCGCGCTGGTCGCGGTGCGGCCGGAAGCGCGCTGGGAACAGGTCGAAGCGCTCGCGCGCGCGGTCGTCGACGCGGCGCGCGCCGACGGGGAAGCCGATACCGGCGAGCTGCTCGGCGACCTGTTCGCGCTGGCTCAGACGGTCGCCACCGTCACGGGTGGTCTCGTGAGCATCGAGGACACCGCCGCGCGTGTGCTCGCCTACTCCGCGGGCGACGAGGTGGACGAGCTGCGGCGGCTGTCGATCCTGGGCAGGCAGGGCCCGGAGAAGTACCTCGCGATGCTCCGCGAATGGGGCGTCTACCAGCGCCTGCGCGCGGGTGAGGGTGTCGTCCGGATCGACGAGCGGCCGGAGCTCGGCATCCGCAGGCGGATCGCGGCGGGCATCCACGCCGGGTCCCGGCCGCTCGGCACGATCTGGGTGCAGGAGGGCGCCACGCCGCTGACCGAGCAGGCGGAGACCGCGCTGCTCGGCGCCAGCCGCACGCTCGGACCGCAGCTGCTGCGGCGGCCCGCCGATCCGAGCCCCGAGCTACGGCTGCGGGAAGACCTGCTGGTCAGCCTGCTCGACGGCCGGGTCGACGCGCAGTCGGTCGCCGAGGACATCGGGGCCGATCCGGCGCGGCCCGCGCTGGTCGCCGCGTTCGCGTTGCACGGCGCCAACCCCGACCGGCGTCCCCGGCGCGCTGAGCTGGTGCACCTGATCACCGTGCACGCCGCCGCGTACCGACGCACCGCGATGGTCAGCGTGCTCGGCAACCGCGTCTACGCGCTGCTCCCCGATCTCGGCGAGCGCGCCGAGGCGCGGATTCTCGCGCTGGCCAAGGAAATCGTGCAGGCGGCGCGGCAGCACCTCGACCTGCCCGTGTACGCGGGGCTCGGCGGCGTCGCGACGAGGCTCGCCGACACCGCCGCGTCACGGGCCGACGCGGACCGCGTGCTCGACGCGATGGCAAGGGGCCGCTGGCAGGGCGATGTCGCGGCGCTGGCCGACGTGCGCTCCGAAGTGCTCCTGTCGGAGGTGCTCTCGTTGCTCAAGGACTCCCCGAGGATCCGCGATCCCCGGCTCGCCGAACTACGTGAGCACGACGCCAAGCACGGCGGGATCCTGCTGCCCGCCGTGCTCGCCTACCTCGAAGCCTTCGGTGACGTACGGCGCGCCGCGGCCGCGCTGAACCTGCACCCCAACACCGTGCGGTACCGGGTTCGGCGCGCCGAGGAGCTGTCCGGGATCAGCCTCGCCGATCCGGCGGACCGCCTGCTGACGCACCTCCAGCTCCGGCTGTGA
- a CDS encoding proline dehydrogenase family protein has product MLRASLLAAARSTRMRSLVEAVPVTRSVVERFVAGAATRDAVRVVRELTADGRRVTLDHLGEDTTDSTQAARTAEAYSALLGAMSGEGLAAGADVSVKLSAVGQFLPVDGEKIALENARKICVAAAEAGATVTLDMEDHTTTDSTLGILRELRVDFPWVGAVLQAYLARTEADCADLSGPGSRVRLCKGAYAEPASVAYQDKSEVDKSYVRCLGVLMRGKGYPMVATHDPRMIAIAEHLVVDTGRMADDHEFQMLYGIRPDEQRRIAADGAAMRVYVPYGDEWYGYFMRRLAERPANMAFFLRGLATKS; this is encoded by the coding sequence ATGCTGCGTGCATCTTTGCTGGCGGCGGCGCGATCCACCAGGATGCGCTCGCTGGTCGAAGCGGTTCCCGTGACCAGGTCCGTCGTCGAGCGGTTCGTCGCGGGGGCGGCCACCCGCGACGCGGTCAGAGTGGTCAGGGAGCTGACCGCCGACGGCAGGCGGGTCACGCTCGACCACCTCGGTGAGGACACCACCGACAGCACGCAGGCCGCCCGGACCGCCGAGGCCTACTCTGCGCTGCTCGGCGCGATGTCCGGCGAAGGGCTCGCGGCGGGCGCGGACGTCTCGGTGAAGCTGTCTGCGGTCGGGCAGTTCCTGCCGGTGGACGGCGAGAAGATCGCGCTGGAGAACGCCAGGAAGATCTGCGTCGCCGCGGCGGAGGCCGGTGCCACGGTGACGCTGGACATGGAGGACCACACCACCACGGATTCCACGCTGGGCATCCTGCGCGAGCTGCGCGTGGACTTCCCGTGGGTCGGTGCGGTGCTGCAGGCGTACCTGGCCCGCACCGAAGCGGACTGCGCCGACCTTTCCGGGCCGGGTTCGCGCGTGCGGCTGTGCAAGGGCGCCTACGCGGAGCCCGCTTCGGTCGCCTACCAGGACAAGTCCGAAGTGGACAAGTCCTATGTGCGCTGTCTCGGGGTTCTCATGCGGGGCAAGGGATATCCGATGGTCGCCACGCACGACCCGAGGATGATCGCGATCGCCGAGCACCTCGTGGTGGACACCGGCCGGATGGCGGACGACCACGAGTTCCAGATGCTCTACGGGATCCGTCCCGACGAGCAGCGCCGCATCGCCGCCGACGGCGCCGCGATGCGCGTGTACGTGCCCTACGGCGACGAGTGGTACGGCTACTTCATGCGGCGCCTCGCCGAACGCCCGGCGAACATGGCGTTCTTCCTGCGCGGCCTCGCCACGAAGAGCTGA
- the trxA gene encoding thioredoxin has protein sequence MSTLELTTENFNDVVEGNEFVLIDFWASWCGPCRQFAPVYEKASEKHDDLVFASVDTESQQQLAAAFEVRSIPTLAIIREGVLVYSNPGALPEAALEDLIEQARGLDMTEVKAKAAAAEAE, from the coding sequence ATGAGCACCCTGGAACTGACGACCGAGAATTTCAACGACGTCGTGGAAGGCAACGAATTCGTCCTGATCGACTTCTGGGCCAGCTGGTGCGGCCCGTGCCGTCAGTTCGCGCCGGTCTACGAAAAGGCATCCGAAAAGCACGACGACCTCGTGTTCGCCTCCGTCGACACCGAGTCGCAGCAGCAGCTCGCGGCCGCCTTCGAGGTGCGTTCGATCCCGACGCTGGCGATCATCAGGGAAGGGGTCCTCGTCTACTCGAACCCCGGCGCCCTGCCCGAAGCGGCGCTGGAGGATCTGATCGAGCAGGCGCGCGGCCTCGACATGACCGAGGTGAAGGCCAAGGCGGCAGCAGCCGAGGCCGAATGA
- a CDS encoding LysR family transcriptional regulator — protein sequence MFGLERMRALLAVATHGSVAAAAEVLHVTPSGVSQQLGKLEREAGQPLLEPHGRGVRLTPAGKVLAEHAEVVFAQLAAARSDLDGLRQDIMGPVRIGAISTSLHALLPPALARLAAKHPRVSVRLTEGEAEWMVPAVAAGDVDLAVIESWENYPAPIVASTSREPLLTETTDLALPATHRLAHRKTVNLSEVDDLPWIAWTEGSRCHHWLEQTLRAEGLDPEVTCTVGGYSTQLALVAGNVGAALVPKLIHTRPGSIPDEVRIVTTKPVVHRTIYAVWRTGADTPAVRAGVEALKAVSEQVAGGLVAADGNAFRP from the coding sequence GTGTTCGGACTCGAGAGGATGCGCGCGCTGCTCGCCGTCGCCACGCACGGTTCGGTGGCCGCCGCGGCGGAAGTGCTGCACGTGACGCCGTCGGGGGTGTCCCAGCAGCTCGGCAAGCTGGAGCGGGAAGCGGGGCAGCCGCTGCTCGAACCGCACGGCAGGGGTGTCCGGCTGACCCCGGCCGGCAAGGTGCTCGCCGAGCACGCCGAGGTGGTGTTCGCCCAGCTGGCCGCCGCTCGGTCCGATTTGGACGGACTGCGCCAGGACATCATGGGCCCGGTGCGGATCGGCGCCATCTCGACCAGCCTGCACGCGCTCCTGCCGCCCGCGCTGGCCAGGCTCGCCGCGAAGCACCCGCGCGTGTCGGTGCGCCTGACCGAGGGGGAGGCGGAATGGATGGTGCCCGCGGTCGCGGCGGGCGACGTCGACCTCGCGGTGATCGAAAGCTGGGAGAACTACCCAGCGCCGATCGTGGCGTCGACCTCGCGCGAACCGCTGCTGACCGAAACCACCGACCTCGCCCTGCCCGCCACGCACCGCCTCGCGCACCGCAAGACCGTGAACCTGTCCGAAGTGGACGATCTGCCGTGGATCGCGTGGACCGAGGGTTCCCGGTGCCACCACTGGCTCGAACAGACACTGCGCGCGGAAGGGCTCGACCCGGAGGTCACCTGCACGGTCGGCGGCTACTCGACCCAGCTCGCCCTCGTCGCGGGCAACGTGGGCGCCGCGCTGGTGCCGAAGCTCATCCACACCAGGCCCGGCTCAATACCGGACGAGGTGCGCATCGTGACCACCAAACCGGTCGTGCACCGGACGATCTACGCCGTCTGGCGCACCGGCGCCGACACCCCCGCGGTTCGCGCGGGCGTCGAGGCGCTCAAAGCGGTTTCCGAACAGGTCGCGGGCGGACTGGTCGCCGCCGATGGGAACGCCTTCCGTCCGTGA
- the pruA gene encoding L-glutamate gamma-semialdehyde dehydrogenase — MDAVTQTPAPKNEPVRDYAPGSAERAELEGALKRLGSEGPIDLTATIGGEQRLGGGERIDVVQPHNHRAVLGTIRGATAADATDAIEAAKTAAPEWRSLSFDDRAAILLRAADLLSGPWRATLNAATMLGQSKTAIQAEIDSACELADFWRFNVDYGRRLIAEQPASSAGLWNRMEQRPLEGFVYAITPFNFTAIAGNLPTAPALMGNVVLWKPSPTQSFAAHLTMRLLEEAGMPPGVINLLPGHGKDISEVALTHRDLAGIHFTGSTPTFQHLWGTVGANISGYRSYPRLVGETGGKDFVLAHPSADVDVLRTALVRGAFEYQGQKCSAASRAYVPRSLWNQLKDGLIAETEALTYGDVTDLSNFGGAVIDRRAFDKHADVLTRAAGDPELEVIAGGTVDDSVGYFVRPTVIVSGNSKHDVFRTEFFGPILALHVYEDAEYDAIVKLVDETADYALTGAVIANDRAAVAKTMDALRFAAGNFYVNDKPTGAVVGQQPFGGARASGTNDKAGSIFNLLRWTSPRSIKENFVPPTNVGYPHQG, encoded by the coding sequence GTGGACGCCGTCACCCAGACCCCCGCCCCGAAGAACGAGCCGGTGCGTGACTACGCCCCCGGCAGCGCCGAGCGCGCTGAGCTCGAGGGAGCGTTGAAGCGCCTGGGCAGCGAAGGTCCGATCGACCTGACCGCGACCATCGGCGGCGAGCAGCGCCTCGGCGGCGGCGAGCGGATCGACGTCGTCCAGCCGCACAACCACCGCGCCGTGCTCGGCACTATCCGCGGTGCCACCGCCGCCGACGCCACCGACGCGATCGAGGCGGCGAAGACCGCCGCCCCCGAGTGGCGCTCGCTTTCCTTCGACGACCGCGCCGCGATCCTCCTGCGCGCCGCCGACCTGCTGTCCGGCCCGTGGCGCGCGACGCTGAACGCCGCGACCATGCTCGGCCAGTCGAAGACCGCGATCCAGGCGGAGATCGACTCCGCGTGCGAGCTCGCCGACTTCTGGCGGTTCAACGTCGACTACGGCCGCCGCCTGATCGCCGAGCAGCCGGCCAGCTCGGCCGGGCTGTGGAACCGCATGGAGCAGCGCCCGCTGGAAGGGTTCGTCTACGCGATCACCCCGTTCAACTTCACCGCCATCGCGGGCAACCTGCCGACCGCGCCCGCGCTGATGGGCAACGTCGTGCTGTGGAAGCCGTCGCCGACGCAGAGCTTCGCCGCGCACCTGACCATGCGCCTGCTCGAAGAGGCCGGTATGCCGCCTGGCGTGATCAACCTGCTTCCCGGGCACGGCAAGGACATCTCCGAGGTGGCGCTGACCCACCGCGACCTCGCCGGTATCCACTTCACCGGTTCCACCCCCACCTTCCAGCACCTGTGGGGCACCGTCGGCGCCAACATCTCCGGCTACCGCAGCTACCCGCGCCTGGTCGGGGAGACCGGCGGCAAGGACTTCGTGCTCGCGCACCCGTCGGCCGACGTCGACGTGCTGCGCACCGCGCTCGTCCGCGGCGCCTTCGAGTACCAGGGCCAGAAGTGCTCGGCCGCCTCGCGCGCCTACGTGCCGCGTTCGCTGTGGAACCAGCTCAAGGACGGCCTGATCGCCGAGACCGAGGCGCTGACCTACGGCGACGTCACCGATCTGAGCAACTTCGGCGGCGCGGTGATCGACCGGCGCGCCTTCGACAAGCACGCCGACGTCCTGACCCGCGCGGCAGGAGACCCCGAGCTGGAGGTCATCGCGGGCGGCACCGTCGACGACAGCGTCGGCTACTTCGTGCGCCCGACCGTGATCGTGTCCGGCAACTCGAAGCACGACGTGTTCCGCACCGAGTTCTTCGGCCCGATCCTCGCCCTGCACGTGTACGAGGACGCCGAGTACGACGCGATCGTCAAGCTCGTCGACGAGACCGCGGACTACGCGCTCACCGGCGCGGTGATCGCCAACGACCGCGCGGCCGTGGCGAAGACGATGGACGCGCTGCGGTTCGCCGCGGGCAACTTCTACGTCAACGACAAGCCGACCGGGGCGGTCGTCGGCCAGCAGCCGTTCGGCGGGGCGCGCGCGTCCGGCACGAACGACAAGGCGGGTTCGATCTTCAACCTGCTGCGCTGGACGAGCCCGCGCTCGATCAAGGAGAACTTCGTCCCGCCGACGAACGTCGGCTACCCGCACCAGGGCTGA
- a CDS encoding alpha/beta hydrolase gives MPRRLPLAGRSRGLQAAVIPLVTAALLTGCTAGPSTRPEVVQNDGPPPKAPSSAQQVPLPPLVAPTRSTLEWADCGDETRARLGEPAVDPSLTFSCARMSSPLDSPDLPGRGLTRVSVLKVGSGPVPLAVLNDIDGEPGTLYAARLAAAVPQELLRKFSFVGVDRRGSGQSSPIGCVSKDVRSALLSHDPADANEEPVLDAARKAGQQCSIELDTEQQALDTWRTAGDLEELRDELGLTKLNAIARGEGSKVLSAYAVRYAGRVGRFVLDGIPDPSEDRTAVLDGMAAAAQSTLDAFGADCVARGCPVGGNAAAAVTALLDRLRGAPPVLESGDPFGPGLALRAVLIGLADHAKWPELAEAIAAGRGGDPAKLAAFTDRLLNGSALQPARLDAALATTCNDTKTRVPADRIGTVTTGLAQKYPLFGALLAQELAWCSPWPTRNEPPPPAGAPGAPPILVTSTATDPVTPEQGTIHATQQMPSAVRVAWQGAGHGSLGSPCVLAAVQGFLVDGKVPTDGTLCPA, from the coding sequence GGCCGCGGTCATCCCGCTGGTGACCGCCGCACTGCTGACCGGCTGTACCGCAGGCCCGTCGACGCGCCCGGAGGTGGTCCAGAACGACGGTCCGCCGCCGAAGGCGCCGTCGTCGGCGCAGCAGGTGCCGCTGCCGCCGCTGGTGGCGCCGACCAGGTCGACGCTGGAGTGGGCGGACTGCGGCGACGAGACCCGCGCGCGGCTCGGCGAACCCGCGGTGGACCCGTCGCTGACGTTCTCGTGCGCGCGGATGTCCTCGCCGCTGGACTCGCCCGACCTCCCCGGCCGGGGGCTCACCAGGGTCTCCGTGCTCAAGGTCGGCAGCGGTCCGGTGCCGCTGGCCGTGCTCAACGACATCGACGGCGAGCCCGGCACCCTGTACGCCGCGCGGCTCGCCGCGGCGGTGCCGCAGGAACTGCTGCGGAAGTTCAGCTTCGTCGGCGTCGACCGGCGCGGTTCCGGCCAGTCCAGCCCGATCGGCTGCGTGTCGAAGGACGTCAGGTCGGCGCTGCTCAGCCACGACCCCGCCGACGCGAACGAGGAGCCGGTGCTGGACGCGGCGCGCAAGGCGGGCCAGCAGTGCAGCATCGAGCTGGACACCGAGCAGCAGGCGCTGGACACCTGGCGGACCGCCGGTGACCTCGAAGAGCTGCGCGACGAACTCGGCCTGACCAAGCTGAACGCGATCGCGCGGGGCGAGGGCTCGAAGGTGCTCAGCGCGTACGCGGTGCGCTACGCCGGGCGCGTCGGCCGGTTCGTGCTCGACGGCATCCCCGACCCGTCGGAGGACCGCACCGCGGTGCTCGACGGCATGGCGGCCGCCGCTCAGTCCACTTTGGACGCGTTCGGCGCGGACTGCGTGGCGCGCGGCTGCCCGGTCGGCGGCAACGCCGCGGCCGCGGTCACCGCGCTGCTCGACCGGCTGCGCGGTGCGCCGCCGGTGCTCGAAAGCGGCGACCCGTTCGGGCCGGGGCTCGCGCTGCGCGCGGTGCTGATCGGGCTCGCGGACCACGCGAAGTGGCCGGAGCTGGCCGAAGCGATCGCCGCGGGCCGCGGCGGCGACCCGGCGAAGCTCGCCGCCTTCACCGACCGGCTCCTCAACGGCAGCGCGCTGCAGCCCGCCCGGCTCGACGCGGCGCTGGCGACGACGTGCAACGACACGAAGACCAGGGTCCCCGCCGACCGGATCGGCACCGTCACGACCGGGCTCGCCCAGAAGTACCCGCTGTTCGGGGCGCTGCTGGCGCAGGAACTGGCGTGGTGCAGCCCGTGGCCGACGCGGAACGAGCCACCACCGCCCGCCGGTGCGCCCGGCGCGCCGCCGATACTGGTGACCAGCACCGCCACCGACCCGGTCACCCCCGAGCAGGGCACGATCCACGCGACGCAGCAGATGCCGAGCGCGGTGCGGGTGGCCTGGCAGGGCGCGGGACACGGCTCGCTCGGCTCCCCGTGCGTGCTCGCCGCGGTGCAGGGCTTCCTCGTGGACGGCAAGGTCCCGACCGACGGCACCCTCTGCCCGGCCTGA